From a region of the Leptospira kmetyi serovar Malaysia str. Bejo-Iso9 genome:
- a CDS encoding DUF485 domain-containing protein, producing the protein MKTPAHKLVDEPEFKKLVSTRWIVSFTLLALLFVSYYGYILTVAFYPELLVRKVGSFSNVGILASALVILFSWFLTLIYVVWANRSYDKNVNSLKRKLED; encoded by the coding sequence ATGAAAACTCCTGCACACAAGTTAGTCGACGAACCCGAGTTTAAAAAGCTTGTTTCCACAAGATGGATCGTAAGTTTTACGCTTCTCGCGCTTCTATTCGTGTCGTATTACGGTTACATTCTTACCGTCGCGTTTTATCCCGAGTTGTTGGTTCGAAAAGTCGGAAGTTTTTCCAACGTCGGAATCTTAGCGAGCGCGTTAGTCATCTTGTTTTCCTGGTTTTTGACTTTGATCTACGTGGTTTGGGCCAATCGATCGTATGATAAAAACGTAAACTCGTTAAAAAGAAAACTCGAGGATTAA
- a CDS encoding lipase/acyltransferase domain-containing protein — protein sequence MKFHRFGFWIGILLCVFCAGKKESALGPGLWTNEPGSRSVVAGKQIPLVFVPGYKGSELYQKNQSGSLDRIWLTPWQALNLTVPDLTLKKNDQVQVGNILTRVTLIPSLIEVKVYQPWLERMSSSGLVKLYVFPYDWRKDNGENSAKLEAFLELVQRENGVLPVLVGHSNGGNLSLSVLNRRPDLVSKVVFAGVPFRGGIGFMEDLISGVSTGLNPEITSACVVSSFHSVYTFFPREGSFDTKEVLKDAEGKILPFRFFNATDWEKYELGPYSHEAHCEPPPSIKEFQSRLDLALAFRNSLETKKGNKYPPALVVHAKNRPTMRTLIPEKNPDHWLWDFKNSVRAPGDGRVTFTSSIPPEDVAYQSFETQAEHSDLLNDVLVWERIESFLKE from the coding sequence GTGAAATTTCATCGTTTCGGATTCTGGATCGGAATCCTTTTGTGCGTATTCTGCGCCGGTAAAAAAGAATCGGCATTGGGCCCGGGGCTTTGGACGAACGAACCCGGAAGTCGTTCCGTCGTCGCCGGAAAACAAATTCCTCTTGTGTTCGTTCCCGGTTATAAGGGTTCGGAGCTTTATCAAAAAAACCAATCCGGTTCTTTGGATCGGATCTGGCTCACTCCTTGGCAGGCTCTGAATCTTACCGTTCCCGATCTTACGTTGAAAAAAAACGATCAGGTTCAAGTCGGAAATATTCTCACTCGGGTCACTTTGATTCCTTCTTTGATCGAGGTAAAAGTGTATCAACCTTGGTTGGAAAGAATGAGTTCTTCCGGTTTGGTGAAACTCTACGTTTTTCCGTACGATTGGAGAAAGGACAACGGGGAGAATTCCGCGAAACTCGAAGCCTTTTTGGAACTCGTTCAAAGGGAGAATGGCGTCTTACCGGTGTTAGTCGGCCATAGCAACGGAGGAAATCTTTCCTTATCCGTTCTCAATCGAAGACCGGATCTCGTTTCCAAGGTCGTCTTTGCGGGTGTTCCGTTTCGGGGCGGGATCGGTTTTATGGAGGATTTGATTTCCGGAGTTTCCACGGGTTTGAATCCGGAGATCACGAGCGCCTGCGTCGTATCCAGCTTTCATTCGGTTTATACTTTTTTTCCGAGAGAAGGAAGTTTCGATACGAAGGAAGTTTTAAAGGACGCGGAAGGAAAGATTCTTCCATTCCGTTTTTTTAATGCGACCGATTGGGAAAAATACGAACTGGGTCCGTATTCTCACGAGGCACATTGCGAACCGCCTCCGTCGATCAAAGAATTTCAATCCAGATTGGATCTCGCGCTTGCATTTCGGAATTCTTTGGAAACGAAAAAAGGAAACAAATATCCTCCCGCTCTCGTCGTTCACGCGAAGAACAGACCCACGATGAGAACCTTGATTCCCGAAAAAAATCCGGATCATTGGCTCTGGGATTTTAAGAATTCGGTCCGCGCACCGGGAGACGGACGGGTTACGTTTACGAGTTCGATTCCTCCCGAGGATGTCGCTTATCAAAGTTTTGAGACGCAGGCGGAACATTCGGATCTACTAAACGACGTTCTTGTTTGGGAAAGAATCGAATCTTTCCTAAAGGAATGA
- a CDS encoding esterase/lipase family protein, translated as MKFLLSILLFSIFFLRCATYSTSSYSQFEQEKSVNLSSVSSNRLSLLTTRYLKSNDLDEKFEKSPLVVLYDLDNLLVAYKSRELAYYLSELCYLTGNSLDMEDPQFAKMYASALVYSYTYLFDKKATPAADPFSAEFRFALQTYNRSLAQLVRFAKKNRKLANVTDLNLPLIRGSLEMIGSETETAWRPQNFLQVEVAYDYKVKGFSNHISKYGIGTPLILNRKFPENESEGRIKYEFINGVGQAYPATAFVSLEESYLGTRDLMNLRAKIHVYDPVFRDRITLDGISLPMEIDTTTPLAYMLTIAQQRDSLKAVFDGETSMSRKGLYLVYPYHKDKIPVVFLHGLASSPFVWFPMINELLSDPEIKAKYQFWVYWYPTAMPMVFSAADFRDTLYDLRKTYDPKNENKNFDRSVLIGHSMGGLITKLAVTDSTIEQWMKAAEIPRSVFDSMNDESKKEIRRVLEFKPVPFIKRAIFIATPHRGSNLANGILGTIARFLFRLPKEVIQKVEYGLAFLNATHKKGELVAGVYGFDGLAPKSLFMKVTGEFKPQVKFHSIIGNSKLADLDWISDSVVPYESSHLENPESEILVPSEHSVQNHLPTFLEVKRILKEHAKENEPEKTKPEGKNPLPF; from the coding sequence ATGAAATTCCTTTTGTCCATTCTTCTGTTTTCGATTTTCTTTTTGCGATGTGCGACGTATTCGACTTCGAGTTATTCCCAGTTCGAACAGGAAAAATCCGTGAACTTAAGCAGCGTTTCTTCGAACCGACTCAGCCTGCTTACGACTCGTTATCTGAAAAGCAACGATCTCGACGAGAAGTTCGAAAAATCTCCGTTAGTCGTCCTCTACGACTTGGACAATCTTCTGGTCGCTTATAAATCCAGGGAACTCGCCTATTATCTTTCCGAACTTTGTTATCTTACGGGAAATTCCTTGGATATGGAAGATCCTCAGTTCGCGAAGATGTACGCGTCCGCATTAGTATATTCTTATACGTATCTTTTCGATAAAAAGGCGACTCCGGCCGCCGATCCTTTTTCCGCCGAGTTCCGATTCGCGTTGCAGACATACAATCGTTCTCTAGCGCAGTTGGTTCGTTTCGCGAAGAAGAATCGCAAACTCGCAAACGTAACCGATCTCAATCTTCCTTTGATCCGAGGTTCTTTGGAAATGATCGGCTCCGAAACGGAAACGGCTTGGCGTCCTCAGAATTTTCTTCAAGTGGAAGTCGCATACGATTACAAGGTCAAGGGATTCTCCAATCATATCAGCAAATACGGAATCGGAACTCCTTTGATTCTCAACCGTAAGTTTCCCGAAAACGAATCCGAGGGAAGAATCAAATACGAATTCATCAACGGAGTCGGTCAGGCGTATCCCGCAACCGCGTTCGTAAGTTTGGAAGAATCGTATCTCGGAACAAGGGATCTTATGAATCTCCGCGCCAAGATCCACGTCTACGATCCGGTCTTTCGAGACCGCATCACGTTAGACGGAATCAGCCTTCCAATGGAAATCGACACGACCACTCCGCTCGCTTATATGCTTACGATCGCACAACAAAGGGACAGTTTAAAAGCGGTCTTCGACGGCGAAACGAGTATGTCGCGCAAGGGTCTTTATCTCGTGTATCCGTATCACAAGGACAAGATCCCAGTCGTGTTTCTACACGGTCTTGCTTCTTCTCCCTTCGTTTGGTTTCCGATGATCAACGAACTTCTTTCCGATCCGGAAATCAAGGCGAAATATCAGTTCTGGGTCTATTGGTATCCGACCGCGATGCCCATGGTTTTTTCCGCCGCGGACTTTAGAGATACGTTATATGATTTGAGAAAGACATACGATCCGAAAAACGAAAACAAAAATTTCGATCGTTCCGTTTTGATCGGTCACAGCATGGGCGGGCTCATCACGAAGTTAGCCGTCACCGACAGTACGATCGAACAATGGATGAAGGCCGCCGAAATTCCGAGATCGGTGTTCGATTCCATGAACGACGAATCGAAAAAGGAAATCCGCAGGGTTCTCGAATTCAAACCGGTTCCTTTTATCAAAAGAGCGATTTTTATCGCGACCCCGCATCGTGGTTCCAACTTGGCGAACGGAATTTTGGGAACGATCGCAAGATTCTTGTTTCGATTGCCCAAAGAAGTCATTCAAAAAGTGGAATATGGTTTGGCGTTCTTAAACGCGACCCACAAAAAGGGAGAATTGGTCGCGGGCGTATACGGATTCGACGGACTCGCGCCTAAAAGTCTTTTTATGAAAGTAACGGGAGAATTTAAACCGCAGGTCAAGTTTCATTCCATCATCGGAAATTCGAAACTCGCGGACTTGGATTGGATCAGCGATTCGGTGGTTCCTTACGAAAGTTCTCATTTGGAAAACCCGGAATCCGAAATCCTCGTTCCGTCCGAACATTCGGTTCAGAATCATCTTCCCACTTTTTTGGAAGTGAAACGGATTCTGAAGGAACACGCAAAGGAAAACGAACCGGAAAAAACGAAACCCGAGGGCAAAAACCCTCTTCCGTTTTAG
- a CDS encoding lysophospholipid acyltransferase family protein — protein sequence MEENSKVNEKQSFKRKFLIWLIPFLVVNLQRLIGLTSRRVNIGDENLVKLRKEKKPYILSIWHTNVLYSPYLNKNAGAAVLISESKDGDFINEVVHRFGNYSIRGSSSKGGSKALKALFKHLKKNLPAAITPDGPRGPALVLQPGLIACAQVSQIPIIPMHYECTRQWIAERAWDKHRIPKPFTTFVVSYGDPIYVPKRLDEKGFEEARLAVEKAMLENRQRAIDKAEELRKK from the coding sequence ATGGAAGAAAATTCTAAGGTAAACGAAAAACAATCGTTCAAAAGAAAATTTTTAATTTGGTTGATTCCTTTTCTCGTGGTCAATCTTCAAAGATTGATCGGTCTTACTTCTCGAAGAGTCAATATCGGCGACGAGAATCTCGTTAAACTCCGTAAGGAAAAAAAGCCTTATATCCTTTCCATCTGGCATACGAACGTTCTTTATTCTCCTTATCTCAATAAGAATGCGGGGGCCGCAGTTCTGATCTCCGAATCCAAGGACGGAGATTTTATCAACGAGGTCGTACATCGTTTCGGAAATTACAGCATCCGAGGAAGTTCTTCCAAGGGCGGTTCGAAAGCTCTCAAAGCTTTGTTCAAACATTTGAAAAAAAATCTTCCTGCGGCGATTACGCCCGACGGTCCGAGAGGTCCCGCGCTTGTGCTTCAACCCGGTTTGATCGCGTGCGCTCAAGTTTCCCAGATCCCGATTATCCCGATGCACTACGAATGTACGCGTCAATGGATCGCGGAAAGGGCTTGGGACAAACATAGAATTCCGAAACCGTTCACTACGTTCGTCGTGTCCTACGGGGATCCGATTTACGTTCCGAAAAGACTCGACGAAAAAGGTTTTGAGGAAGCGCGGCTCGCCGTGGAAAAGGCGATGTTGGAAAACAGACAACGAGCCATCGACAAAGCCGAAGAGTTAAGAAAAAAGTAA
- a CDS encoding bile acid:sodium symporter family protein, translating to MESNLLTTVFLPIALGIIMLGMGMTLTIDDFKRIFVLPKAVITGLTLQLLLLPVTGWLIASVSGLPGELAVGLMLLAICPGGATSNLITHLAKGDVALSITLTAITSCVTVISIPFLLNVSMHHFLGAGQMIELNIPQTILQIFLITVLPVALGMFLNAKKPELSQRFEKTVKILSGVFLVLIIAGAIVRERQNIIPYFIKVGPASLALNLITMALGFLGATLMKVTQSQRTSITIEVGIQNGTLGITIASTILNNPAMAIPSAIYSLIMFATGAIFSLWMHRVPERQ from the coding sequence ATGGAATCCAATTTGCTTACGACGGTATTTCTTCCGATCGCGTTAGGTATCATCATGCTCGGCATGGGAATGACGCTTACGATCGACGACTTCAAACGGATCTTCGTTCTTCCCAAGGCGGTGATCACCGGTTTAACTCTGCAACTTTTACTTTTACCGGTCACCGGTTGGTTGATCGCGAGCGTATCCGGTCTTCCCGGAGAATTGGCGGTCGGTCTGATGTTATTGGCGATTTGTCCCGGAGGCGCGACTTCCAATCTGATCACTCATCTCGCCAAAGGAGACGTCGCACTTTCGATCACGTTAACCGCAATCACGAGCTGCGTTACCGTAATATCCATTCCGTTTTTATTAAACGTTTCGATGCATCATTTTCTCGGAGCGGGACAGATGATCGAACTCAACATTCCGCAGACGATCCTTCAGATTTTTCTGATTACGGTGTTGCCGGTCGCGCTTGGGATGTTTCTCAACGCGAAAAAACCGGAACTTTCCCAAAGGTTCGAAAAGACTGTGAAGATTCTTTCCGGAGTCTTTTTGGTATTGATCATCGCGGGTGCGATCGTTCGCGAAAGACAGAATATCATTCCGTATTTTATCAAAGTCGGTCCGGCGTCGTTGGCTCTCAACTTGATCACGATGGCCCTGGGATTTTTAGGCGCAACCTTGATGAAGGTCACTCAATCCCAAAGAACCTCGATCACGATCGAAGTGGGAATCCAAAACGGAACCTTGGGAATCACGATCGCGAGTACGATTCTCAACAACCCCGCGATGGCGATTCCTTCCGCGATTTACAGTTTGATCATGTTCGCAACGGGCGCGATCTTTTCGCTTTGGATGCACAGAGTTCCCGAACGACAATAA
- a CDS encoding DMT family transporter: MEVSESKWKPFLGASLVLAGAVFFSAKAIFVKLVYRYEVDSITALALRMLFAIPFFAWIAYKSRNNNPTAALTKKDWALVFILAFLGYYLASLFDFIGLEYISAGLERLTLFVYPTIVLVISSILYKRKIKRVEVFAILLTYSGIAVAFIGDIQTEGPNATKGVLFVFASAIAYSLYLVGSESLIPKLGSVRFTSYLMLLSGLIVVIHFFITKNPSSLMQPSPVYLYGLALGVLTTVIPAYFTTEGIRMIGSGRAAIVGSVGPISTILLAWIFLGEPITSSGIAGTILVLAGVLSIGKKKSETKKQTDSIVSTDSRTKDKNGSYESSSVTKKETEEDENPDNAEITMN, translated from the coding sequence ATGGAAGTTTCCGAATCCAAGTGGAAGCCCTTTTTAGGCGCGTCCTTAGTTTTAGCCGGCGCGGTTTTCTTTTCCGCAAAGGCGATCTTTGTCAAATTAGTCTATCGATATGAAGTGGATTCCATAACGGCTTTGGCGCTTCGAATGTTGTTCGCGATTCCCTTCTTCGCTTGGATCGCATACAAATCCAGAAACAACAATCCTACGGCCGCTTTGACCAAAAAAGATTGGGCCTTGGTTTTTATTCTCGCGTTTTTAGGTTATTATCTCGCGAGTCTTTTCGACTTTATAGGTTTGGAATATATCTCCGCAGGTTTGGAACGTCTTACCCTTTTCGTATATCCTACGATCGTTCTCGTAATCAGTTCGATTCTTTATAAAAGAAAAATCAAACGCGTGGAAGTGTTCGCGATTCTTCTTACGTATTCCGGAATCGCGGTCGCGTTTATCGGAGACATTCAAACCGAGGGACCGAACGCGACCAAGGGAGTTTTGTTCGTATTCGCATCCGCGATCGCATATTCTTTGTATCTTGTGGGAAGCGAATCCCTCATACCGAAACTAGGTTCGGTTCGATTCACTTCGTATCTGATGCTCTTGTCGGGTTTGATCGTGGTGATTCATTTTTTCATCACGAAAAATCCTTCCTCCTTAATGCAACCGAGTCCGGTTTATTTATACGGATTGGCCTTGGGAGTTTTGACCACGGTGATTCCGGCCTACTTTACGACGGAAGGAATTCGTATGATCGGATCGGGAAGAGCCGCGATCGTAGGTTCGGTGGGACCGATTTCCACGATCTTACTCGCTTGGATCTTTTTGGGAGAACCGATCACTTCGTCCGGGATCGCGGGAACGATTCTCGTGTTGGCGGGAGTTCTTTCGATCGGAAAGAAAAAATCGGAAACGAAAAAACAAACCGATTCGATTGTTTCGACCGATTCTCGGACAAAAGATAAGAACGGTTCTTACGAAAGTTCTTCCGTAACAAAAAAAGAAACGGAAGAGGACGAGAATCCGGACAACGCCGAAATCACGATGAACTAA
- a CDS encoding DUF1566 domain-containing protein yields MHPILRSLRILCVLITVSCAQADKISFDSSSNAGLLLQGGLGIIRNLGTGTTITSFSFKASDNILSQDYPTTINGTNITATIPYGAIARLQASFDVSSGATVKVGGITQISGINKNDFSNPVVYSVLSETGEQKDYTITISTTAPLTDANQKLCYDASLNAIACGNGANPGQDGDFQNGPQPTYVKTVFSDFPNQPVVHDKIAGLVWKQCVEGTNAADCTGTGSSLSYASAIAACSALNSGNGYAGYKNWRLPNIQELYTLSSYQNPTPSPYLNATLFPNSSATIWSATLVATPNSTSRWTFNFTQGTSSNLSETGALQVRCVVSGAFPAKNYADLGDGTILDRNNNLRWAMCSIGQTGSDCSGGSPSNLSRQAGLAACNGISVSDGKPWRLPNVHELRSLVDYGLTVGNGIIDTTYFKNSPPNSTYMTSNVNADASNKNLFLLDFAYGPISLSSFLGTTNPTRCVKDGP; encoded by the coding sequence ATGCACCCAATTCTACGAAGTTTACGGATCCTTTGTGTTCTAATCACGGTTTCCTGCGCGCAAGCGGATAAGATCAGTTTCGATTCTTCCTCGAACGCGGGTTTGTTACTTCAGGGCGGACTTGGAATCATTCGAAATCTGGGAACGGGAACCACGATCACTTCGTTTTCGTTCAAGGCCTCCGACAATATTCTTTCCCAAGATTATCCTACGACGATCAACGGAACCAACATTACCGCTACGATTCCCTACGGGGCGATCGCTCGTTTGCAAGCGAGTTTCGACGTTTCTTCGGGCGCGACCGTAAAGGTCGGAGGAATTACTCAGATCAGCGGGATCAATAAGAATGATTTTTCAAATCCGGTCGTTTATTCCGTTCTTTCCGAAACCGGAGAACAAAAGGATTATACAATCACGATTTCAACGACGGCTCCTTTGACCGACGCGAATCAAAAGTTGTGTTACGACGCTTCCTTAAACGCAATCGCCTGTGGGAACGGAGCCAATCCCGGTCAGGACGGGGATTTTCAAAACGGACCTCAACCTACATACGTAAAAACGGTCTTTTCGGATTTTCCGAATCAGCCCGTCGTTCACGATAAGATCGCCGGACTTGTTTGGAAACAATGTGTGGAAGGAACCAACGCCGCCGATTGCACCGGAACCGGTTCTTCCCTTTCCTACGCGTCCGCGATCGCCGCCTGTTCCGCGTTAAATTCCGGGAACGGTTACGCGGGTTATAAGAATTGGAGATTGCCGAACATTCAGGAATTGTACACTCTTTCCTCTTATCAAAATCCGACTCCGAGTCCTTATTTGAACGCGACCTTGTTCCCGAATTCTTCGGCGACGATTTGGTCCGCGACTCTTGTCGCAACTCCGAATTCCACTTCGCGTTGGACCTTCAACTTTACGCAAGGAACGAGCAGTAATCTTTCGGAAACGGGGGCGCTTCAGGTTCGTTGTGTCGTGAGCGGCGCGTTTCCCGCAAAGAACTATGCGGATTTGGGAGACGGAACCATTCTCGATCGAAACAACAATCTTCGCTGGGCCATGTGTTCGATCGGACAAACGGGTTCGGATTGTTCGGGAGGTTCCCCTTCCAATCTTTCCAGACAAGCGGGGCTTGCGGCTTGTAACGGAATTTCGGTTTCGGACGGAAAACCTTGGAGACTTCCGAACGTTCACGAGCTCAGAAGTTTGGTCGACTACGGATTGACGGTCGGAAACGGAATCATTGATACGACTTATTTTAAGAATTCTCCGCCTAACTCCACGTATATGACGAGCAACGTAAACGCGGACGCTTCCAATAAGAATCTTTTTCTTCTCGATTTCGCGTACGGGCCGATTTCCTTGTCTTCCTTTTTGGGGACTACAAATCCGACTCGGTGCGTAAAAGACGGACCTTGA
- a CDS encoding DUF1566 domain-containing protein: MDRIYNFSWIVAGTLLCFTFCSQADRISLDSSSAAGILLQGGVDFFRSGSYNPNAKEINSFRFNATDHFFTTDFVGTISGNQITIRVPFGSIPRLKATFESSGIQVQINGVTQISGQTVNDFSSPLVYKVTASNGSVAEYRVRTVPMFRLTDAGQLNCYPACSSDPGQDADYTTGVPEAFQSNHKFSGYTDDPVTIDGQSGLIWKYCGEGMSDTNCGSSLSFTQYAADASCNDLNTKNGGSGYAGISDWRLPNLEELMTLSTFKTPSSVHIDLTEFPGGAGGFWAASSNVMNTAEAWGYDFSDGSNSTSDKYWGSAFARCVAGGSMPTHAYSDLGDGTVRDDRTGLVWQKCSMGQNWSSASPNCTNGTAATYNFSNSLSICRNLNLAGRSWRLPNVHELRSLLDFNTASNPKIDSAAFPNTPTAAEFTTSNSIPSGQMYRVNFTNAVINLNFFSSLNSVRCVSEGF, translated from the coding sequence ATGGATCGAATTTATAATTTTTCTTGGATTGTTGCGGGAACTCTTCTTTGTTTTACGTTTTGTTCCCAAGCGGATCGAATCAGTTTAGATTCTTCTTCCGCTGCGGGAATTCTTCTGCAAGGCGGAGTGGATTTTTTTCGAAGCGGTTCCTACAATCCGAACGCAAAGGAAATCAATTCCTTTCGGTTTAACGCGACCGATCATTTTTTTACGACCGATTTTGTCGGAACAATCTCCGGGAATCAAATCACGATTCGAGTTCCGTTCGGATCGATTCCCCGTTTGAAAGCCACATTTGAAAGCTCGGGAATTCAAGTTCAGATCAACGGCGTGACTCAAATCTCGGGACAAACCGTAAACGATTTCTCTTCTCCTCTTGTGTACAAAGTCACGGCTTCCAACGGAAGCGTCGCCGAGTATCGAGTGCGGACGGTTCCGATGTTTCGTCTAACGGATGCGGGACAATTGAATTGTTATCCCGCTTGTTCCTCCGATCCGGGGCAGGACGCGGATTATACGACCGGAGTTCCCGAGGCCTTTCAATCGAATCATAAATTTTCCGGTTATACCGACGATCCCGTTACGATCGACGGGCAAAGCGGATTGATTTGGAAGTATTGCGGGGAGGGAATGAGCGATACGAATTGCGGTTCTTCCCTAAGTTTTACTCAATACGCCGCCGATGCAAGTTGCAACGATTTGAACACCAAAAACGGCGGCTCCGGTTACGCCGGGATTTCCGATTGGAGACTTCCCAACTTGGAAGAATTGATGACTCTCAGCACTTTTAAAACTCCGAGTAGCGTACATATCGATCTCACGGAATTTCCCGGAGGAGCCGGAGGCTTTTGGGCGGCTTCTTCCAACGTTATGAATACCGCGGAGGCTTGGGGTTACGACTTTTCCGATGGATCGAACAGCACCTCGGATAAATACTGGGGAAGCGCTTTTGCGCGTTGTGTTGCGGGCGGGTCCATGCCGACTCACGCGTATTCCGATTTAGGAGATGGGACGGTCCGAGATGATCGAACCGGATTGGTTTGGCAGAAATGTTCGATGGGGCAGAATTGGTCCTCTGCGTCTCCGAATTGTACCAACGGAACCGCGGCCACTTATAATTTTTCCAATTCTTTGTCTATATGCAGAAATTTGAATTTAGCGGGTCGAAGTTGGAGGCTTCCGAACGTCCACGAACTCCGAAGTTTATTGGATTTTAATACCGCTTCGAATCCGAAAATCGATTCCGCGGCGTTTCCCAATACTCCGACCGCCGCGGAGTTTACGACGAGCAATTCGATTCCGAGCGGACAGATGTACAGGGTCAACTTTACGAATGCGGTGATCAATCTGAACTTTTTCAGTTCTCTCAATTCTGTTCGCTGTGTAAGCGAAGGTTTTTGA
- a CDS encoding SpoIIE family protein phosphatase, producing the protein MKSESFELERYRDFFLGSAEGIWCFDLSTPIETGLHEKEQVSLLLTHARLTICNDSMARMYGYRSPSEVMGLTLSQLVPSDSSEDLEPYFAFVRAGYNMKDFESKESDRFGNLKYFLNSVVGVVKEGKLVQIWGSQRDITPLKKTEDQLKYSLLLQSNLTEISKSFIKVQPKELDQAIRDSLEKAGRICNADRAYIIEYSNSHKYLSNTYEWCREGVPSQRQFFQNIAVENIPLAKFENVRRFGYFALNSVEEIENEDPYLRELLLPRGIRSLLIIGLTYQGKEIGFFGIDMVREDRVWTGEEISILGLIGDLIILAFDRKEKEGTLNAFYDRMHYDLELGRLTQRSLVDRTFPDSKYFRMETYFRPFEKVGGDVISTIQNEDGSIDILFADVSGHGISSAMVSGMVVISFKNSSRIGLSPAEGLIRIVEDLKPLVVDHHISAVRVKYIPESKRLVYSYAGHPPIFLFRDGRRIELDGMNLPLLAFEGAQYYDQSIDLLHGDRIVFFSDGMYEIFDSQGEILDLTGLISILEEYLDTESIEDYIELIVSDIFAYSGGNFGDDIALMILDIY; encoded by the coding sequence ATGAAGTCGGAATCGTTTGAACTGGAGCGTTATCGGGATTTTTTCCTGGGAAGCGCGGAAGGCATTTGGTGTTTCGATCTTTCCACGCCCATAGAAACCGGTCTTCACGAAAAGGAGCAGGTTTCGCTCCTCCTAACACACGCTAGACTAACGATCTGCAACGATTCTATGGCGAGAATGTACGGATATCGAAGCCCTTCCGAAGTGATGGGGCTTACCCTTTCCCAATTGGTTCCCTCCGATTCGTCCGAGGATCTGGAACCATACTTCGCGTTCGTTCGAGCCGGATACAATATGAAGGATTTTGAATCTAAGGAATCGGATCGTTTCGGAAATCTGAAATACTTTTTAAACAGCGTAGTCGGGGTCGTCAAAGAGGGCAAACTCGTTCAGATCTGGGGTTCCCAAAGGGATATAACACCTTTGAAAAAAACAGAGGATCAACTGAAATATTCCCTTCTTCTTCAGAGTAATTTAACGGAAATCTCCAAAAGTTTCATCAAGGTTCAACCGAAGGAATTGGATCAGGCGATCCGCGATTCTCTGGAAAAGGCGGGTAGAATCTGCAACGCCGACCGCGCGTATATTATAGAATACTCAAATTCGCATAAATATCTTTCCAACACATACGAATGGTGCCGGGAAGGAGTTCCCTCACAAAGACAATTCTTCCAGAACATCGCCGTCGAAAACATCCCTCTCGCAAAGTTTGAAAACGTGCGCAGGTTCGGTTACTTCGCATTAAATTCCGTGGAAGAAATCGAAAACGAGGATCCTTATTTGAGAGAACTTCTTCTTCCGAGAGGAATTCGCTCCCTGCTCATCATCGGACTTACGTATCAGGGAAAGGAAATCGGTTTTTTCGGAATCGACATGGTTCGAGAGGATCGGGTTTGGACCGGCGAAGAGATTTCCATTTTGGGTTTGATCGGAGACTTGATCATTCTCGCTTTTGATCGAAAGGAAAAAGAAGGCACGTTAAACGCCTTTTACGATAGAATGCACTACGATCTCGAACTCGGAAGATTGACTCAAAGATCCTTAGTCGATCGTACGTTTCCCGATTCCAAATATTTCAGAATGGAAACCTACTTTCGTCCTTTCGAAAAAGTGGGCGGGGACGTGATCAGCACGATTCAAAACGAGGACGGAAGTATCGACATTCTTTTTGCGGACGTTTCCGGTCACGGAATTTCTTCGGCGATGGTTTCGGGAATGGTCGTCATCTCGTTTAAGAATTCTTCGAGAATCGGTCTTTCTCCCGCCGAAGGTTTGATACGAATCGTGGAGGATTTAAAACCTCTCGTAGTCGATCATCATATCTCCGCGGTTCGGGTGAAATACATTCCCGAGTCGAAACGTTTGGTTTATTCTTACGCGGGACATCCTCCGATTTTTCTCTTTCGAGACGGAAGGAGAATCGAACTGGACGGAATGAATCTTCCTCTTCTTGCGTTTGAAGGCGCGCAGTATTACGATCAATCCATCGATCTTTTGCACGGGGATCGGATCGTTTTTTTCTCGGATGGAATGTATGAAATCTTCGATTCCCAAGGAGAGATTTTGGACCTCACGGGTTTGATTTCGATTTTGGAAGAATATCTCGATACGGAATCCATCGAGGATTATATAGAATTGATCGTTTCGGATATCTTTGCGTATTCCGGAGGAAATTTCGGAGACGATATCGCTTTGATGATCTTGGATATCTATTAA